Proteins encoded by one window of Chloroflexota bacterium:
- the iolB gene encoding 5-deoxy-glucuronate isomerase: MTPHTQYTSENILVRPRSSAADPDLITSVTPAQAGWEYISFQARRLAAGKLWSFQSGENELAVVDLCGTFGVTSDRGNWPTVGGRRDVFAGPAHVLYLPRRTSFTITAQTDCEYAVTWVPTDQDHAPYLTKPADMPVSVRGGDNVSRQINDILRPGSPVHRLVLVEVYTPSGNWSSYPPHKHDVHRVDADGTLIEADLEEVYFYKFDRPEGFAYQRVYTDAHSPLHQAGYPIDALARPTNNCAVLVPEGYHPVVAAPGCTAYYLNVLAGSAQSLANVDDPAFTWVKHNYKGIDPRLPLY; the protein is encoded by the coding sequence ATGACACCACACACACAGTACACCAGCGAGAACATCCTCGTGCGGCCGCGGTCATCCGCCGCCGACCCGGACCTGATCACGAGCGTGACGCCGGCGCAGGCCGGCTGGGAGTATATCTCGTTCCAGGCGCGGCGGTTGGCGGCCGGCAAGTTGTGGTCGTTCCAAAGCGGCGAGAACGAACTGGCGGTCGTCGACCTGTGCGGCACGTTCGGCGTCACGTCGGACCGCGGCAACTGGCCCACGGTCGGCGGCCGCCGCGATGTGTTCGCCGGGCCGGCGCACGTGCTCTACCTGCCGCGCCGCACGTCGTTTACGATCACCGCACAGACCGACTGCGAGTACGCCGTGACCTGGGTGCCGACCGACCAGGACCACGCGCCGTACCTGACGAAGCCGGCCGACATGCCGGTCTCGGTCCGCGGCGGCGACAACGTCAGCCGCCAGATCAACGATATCCTGCGCCCCGGCTCACCGGTGCACCGACTCGTGCTGGTCGAAGTCTACACGCCGAGCGGCAACTGGAGCAGTTACCCGCCGCACAAGCACGACGTGCATCGCGTGGACGCCGACGGCACGCTGATCGAGGCCGACCTGGAGGAGGTCTACTTCTACAAGTTCGACCGCCCCGAGGGCTTCGCCTACCAGCGCGTGTATACCGACGCGCACTCGCCCCTGCACCAGGCCGGCTACCCGATCGACGCGCTGGCGCGCCCGACGAACAACTGCGCCGTGCTGGTGCCCGAGGGCTACCACCCGGTCGTCGCCGCACCGGGCTGCACGGCGTACTACCTGAACGTGCTGGCCGGCAGCGCGCAGAGTCTCGCCAACGTGGACGATCCGGCTTTCACATGGGTGAAGCACAACTACAAGGGCATCGATCCGCGCCTGCCGCTGTATTGA
- a CDS encoding glycerophosphodiester phosphodiesterase codes for MPQPYRIVAHRGASAVEPENTLRAYRRAIELGADMGEIDLHLSRDGHLVVMHGATVEQTTNGRGAIKDLTLAELKQLDAGRGERIPTLPEVIDLVRGRNGVYIELKGDGTPGPLVDCLRANKMSDAREVIVGSFQPALVRQTKELAPELIVSLLVGPVFPASDLIAMCRAARADMVHLCWEARAPQPHTLLTPDLLFALRAAGLGIVLWHEERDDELRALHTLDVDAICTNTPDKLFQLQHPDRTL; via the coding sequence ATGCCTCAACCCTACCGCATCGTCGCGCACCGTGGCGCATCGGCCGTCGAGCCTGAAAACACCTTACGCGCCTACCGCCGCGCTATCGAGCTCGGCGCCGACATGGGCGAGATCGATCTGCACCTGAGCCGCGACGGCCACCTGGTCGTGATGCACGGCGCGACCGTCGAGCAGACGACCAACGGCCGCGGCGCGATCAAAGATCTGACGCTCGCCGAGTTGAAGCAACTCGACGCCGGGCGCGGCGAGCGCATCCCGACCCTGCCGGAGGTCATCGACCTAGTGCGCGGCCGCAACGGCGTCTACATTGAGCTCAAAGGCGACGGCACGCCGGGGCCGCTCGTCGACTGCCTGCGCGCCAACAAGATGAGCGACGCGCGCGAGGTCATCGTCGGCTCGTTCCAGCCCGCGCTTGTGCGCCAAACGAAGGAACTCGCGCCCGAGTTGATCGTCTCCCTGCTGGTCGGCCCGGTCTTCCCGGCCAGCGACCTTATTGCGATGTGCCGCGCCGCCCGCGCCGACATGGTACACCTCTGCTGGGAGGCGCGCGCACCGCAACCGCACACACTGCTGACGCCCGACCTGCTGTTCGCATTGCGCGCCGCCGGGCTCGGCATCGTGCTCTGGCACGAGGAGCGCGACGACGAGTTACGCGCCCTGCACACGCTCGACGTCGACGCCATCTGCACCAACACACCGGACAAGCTCTTCCAGTTACAGCACCCCGACAGGACGCTATGA
- the iolC gene encoding 5-dehydro-2-deoxygluconokinase produces the protein MVTVTYDTLHMGRSGLDLYANDVGAPFVDIKSFAAYVGGSPTNICVGANRLGLKSTLLTAVGADPVGDFILNFLNKEGIETRFIPRKPGHRTSAVVLGIEPPDKFPLVFYRENCADLQLTIDDALAAPVTACRVFQFAGTNLSKEPSRSATLFAAESARRAGAKVVLDVDFRPDQWHDARAFGVAVRSALRSVDIVIGTIDEINAALLADPRQIEVTDSQVSDAHVHGDTAGAIQALLAFGPQVVVEKRGSEGARVHLAGGEAIDAPGYPVEVYNILGAGDAFGAGFLYGVVKGWDWRKAARLGNACGAIVVTKHGCANFMPTYDEAMAFVSTRGGL, from the coding sequence ATGGTCACCGTCACCTACGACACCCTGCACATGGGCCGCTCCGGCCTCGACCTGTACGCCAACGATGTCGGCGCGCCGTTCGTCGACATCAAGAGCTTCGCCGCGTACGTCGGCGGCTCGCCGACCAACATCTGCGTCGGCGCCAACCGGCTCGGCCTCAAGTCCACCCTGCTGACCGCCGTCGGCGCCGACCCGGTCGGCGATTTCATCCTGAACTTCCTGAACAAGGAGGGGATCGAGACGCGCTTCATCCCGCGCAAGCCCGGCCACCGCACGTCGGCCGTGGTGCTCGGCATCGAGCCGCCCGACAAGTTCCCGCTCGTCTTCTACCGCGAAAACTGCGCCGACCTGCAGTTGACGATCGACGACGCGTTGGCCGCGCCGGTGACCGCCTGCCGCGTCTTCCAGTTCGCCGGCACCAACCTCAGCAAGGAGCCGAGCCGCAGCGCGACGCTCTTCGCCGCCGAATCGGCGCGGCGGGCCGGCGCGAAAGTCGTGCTCGACGTCGACTTTCGCCCCGACCAATGGCACGACGCGCGCGCGTTCGGCGTGGCCGTCCGCTCGGCGCTGCGCTCAGTCGACATCGTGATCGGCACGATCGACGAGATCAACGCCGCCCTGCTGGCCGACCCGCGCCAAATCGAGGTAACCGACAGCCAGGTCTCCGACGCGCACGTGCATGGTGACACGGCGGGCGCCATTCAGGCGCTGCTCGCGTTCGGCCCGCAGGTCGTGGTCGAGAAGCGCGGCTCCGAAGGCGCGCGTGTGCACCTGGCCGGCGGCGAGGCAATCGACGCGCCCGGCTACCCGGTCGAGGTGTATAACATCCTCGGCGCAGGCGACGCGTTCGGCGCGGGCTTCCTGTACGGCGTGGTCAAGGGCTGGGACTGGCGCAAAGCCGCCCGGCTCGGCAACGCGTGCGGCGCGATCGTCGTGACCAAGCACGGCTGCGCCAACTTCATGCCGACCTATGACGAAGCAATGGCGTTCGTCTCGACCCGCGGAGGGCTGTAA